The Rhipicephalus sanguineus isolate Rsan-2018 chromosome 4, BIME_Rsan_1.4, whole genome shotgun sequence DNA window ttaaaatgtcgttggatcttcggctagtttagattaaaagatgtgtctcttttagggctatctacaagcgtaccataaatttacgcctattctcttaatgtttattgttcatttatacggaacagaaatatctccaccggcactgaacggaggcttaagatactatggctatatataccagatggtcagtgtaaggctgtgtagcacgagcgctccgtccatgtggcattttacaatacgctttgttgtgtgtgcggtgtggcgcgtgcgtacaccttctatgctgatgtcatctataattgcatgttccctgactggcagattttttttttcacattattcagagataagggtgtttaggccattggaaacaccctattttatggtgttttgatacgtgaaaacacccttttcctagggtgtaagggtgttagttatagacacggcaaaacccccttcaaggccaactccggcgatttttcgaggtcgatggatctcaatgaaattcgctgggtacgttcctttgcacgtttccgtcatttacgccaaattacaggcttgagacatgcgcagattgtttgcaaatgaattttaaagattgtctgcaaacgccctcctggcttcccacaattattggcaacattgcgtctgtgacgtcagtattggtaaggcggcggaagtgacgcagccgagggcaccgctaacttcggcgcttcggccgctacagcgagcgtctgatgtgcacaaggcgacagacagcgttggtttggccggcgcttcgctggccgtcccggctgtcacagttttcatactccgcgccggcgtcaccggcatgccttgcacgacttccggtgcgttcgtaacaacgtctacgtcacacgtagacagtacactcggttgggtttcggtttcggtgttgcgcttttttgcttatttaaaattattctccaatttgccgagtatttctgctatcgggcccgtaacaggagcgtctcaggaacataaaagcaccattactttgacatggccgaaaaatcgccggagttggcctttaagcgtgtaaagtggtttactgtgagAGAAAAAATAACGTGGCTTCGCGTGAAGTTACTGCGACATGAATctgaagtacgccgtttggattaattttgtcCATCAGGGCtttttaacgcgtaccttaatttaagtacacgggtattTTTGTATATATTTCGCCACAgtttaaaattgcgcaaggcaactcagttttgtggTTTCCGTGTCattacattttctgttctttttaggggacaatttaagtacccaagtgtcagacgtgacttgacagaaatatttctctgtagtagGACCAGGACctgtacacaactaaagctcgtcgcgtaacctataaacgacagtgccgaagttacacacctaaccacaacgcgcaagtgcatgagagccttttttttgacaaccgagccgctaaaaggctctATTTACATGAGACtcaatacttctcatctttaggacaacgtcaAGTGCACTTggcaatgcgcttggaccacagagcggcacctacactgatatgactctcgtgaacggaggatacgacgaccacacacagcactctcgacaagtgcactcactgatcttattacagtacatatacagccggtcaaggccaaatgcttctttacatcgtgttaggcatccgTACGAGCGGGTAAAgtagcactaacgcaacggaacaaaccgccttttgaggacctgcatgacgtacgcgcacatgctaACACAAcgaggctagcagacgacgcatggagcaatccacactaggcgcggttcagccagaagccgccaggcggcgactccgctcgatctcgcggccagtaCTTAATTATCAAACCCGTTTACTGGTGTCAGTGCTGTAGGACAGAAAATTCCTACCTTCTTGAAATGACACAATGCACGGATACCATGAAGCGAATTCTGCTTATGGCAAAAGAAAACCTAGCGGACAGGCGAAAAATACTACTTTTCCTGTTATCACAGAAGCGCGGCAAATGCACAAGCACTGGCGTGtccagggggagagggggaatataAACTTTCCGTGCATTTGTGTCAGTTTTGCATGCgtgtatgcacacacacacacacacctacaaacacacgcgcgaacatacaaaagggatggttgaacaccccactccgagaaaaatttctggctatgctagtGTGCAAAAGCCTGCGTATTGTTGAGTGAGCCTCGGACACATACCTACTAAACTAAGACTTGCGACGCTGGTGGAGTGGCTCATGGACTCTTCCCCAGACATCAAGAAGGCACTACTCAAACACTTGAAACTTCTAGGCCTGTCTGATGACTAGATGTTGCTTCAAGAGTTGAAGATCGGGCGACTTGGTTTGTagtacttgaactggtacagcgcattgcgggaaaaaaagaagaaacggccgagccagCTAGACGAAAGGACATACCGCTCTGTTCTTTCCTCTGGATGCCTCGGCCGTTACTTCTTTCTTCCGCGAtgcgctgtaccagttcaagtagACCTTGCTTGTTTCAGCGGACCCAGACAGAGGTTCGCtttctttttaataaagttgttatctctttctctctctctctctctcttgctcgagCCTTATGGTATGTTGGAAAGCATCAAATGCGTTCACACAAAGTGCCCACACAACTGAACTGTATGTGTAGAAAGATTATcagtattattttttctttgcttttttttctaagcACAACGTGTTTCACATTTTATTACAGTCAACTTTGCCGAAGATTCATTCGCACGGTTTTCTAGACATCGTGGCTCACTTCAAGTTGAGCCAGCGCTCTTGCATGGCGGCGAGAACTGGCTTGTAGATCTCGTCGTAGCCAGAAATGTCgggcaaaacgcgctcgtagtAATCGCGCAACTTCGGAAACTTGGCCTTGTCAACGAAACGCATCTGAAATGCAAAGACAGTTTACAGAATGCAATTGCAGTTTCTCGTTTGGTTCGCTGAAAACTGTAGCAGAGCCTTAACCCTTAGGGTATTCATAACATGTACGGcttttttattcttcgtttgATCATTCTATTGAGTTATGTTTCTATGTATTTATTCCACATTAgggcacgcatctgcaacgcagcgagcgcggagcgtcggcgtcgcgaggcgagagggggTTGAGGGGGGGGCGACTTCagcgatcggcgctcgcccgttgccgatcgggcgaggtggctacatactactactactactacacagaggagggaacgacccacaccctaaggagcttcgcccctaaaaagcgagTGTTCTTCACTTCGCCCGCTAACCTCTAGAACTGCCATGGTACATAATTTGTACCGTCTAAAGTTCAGTGTGTGGAAATGCATTCCATACGCTATAACACGCGCATGCTGCTACGCTAAAGCAGCCGTGCCCACTGACTCTATCTGTATGACACGCGCTGAAATAAAGGCCGTATGCGTTTGCAAATAGCGCATGTTTAAGTATATGACAGGAAAATGAAGGGTACTATGCCGAGTGCTGTGTTCGTCGTTCTTTTTAGATAATATTTTGCGCTTCATATTTCTGCAGCACTTACGTTGTGCTGATTAGAAATGAGCGGACCTCAGTTCCCGACATTTGCAACGTGACCTCGTCCGCCGCAGCTTTTTACAGAAACAGGTGCTTGGAAGATCAATGTGGGTTTTTGAAGTATTCGAGGTATGAAATAAACATCCGCTTGTATTGTTAGCTTTGTTCACATTCAATTCTATAGTTAGCTGTGCAAAATTCTGGGCGTTTAAAATTCTTTCATATTAAAAAAGCGGCCGCACTTCAAGTTACGCCTATAGAAGGGATGAGGGCGATGCGAAAAGCAATCTTTGCGAATAATTCTGCTACTGTAAAACCAGTAGATGCCGAGCTTACACGTGCAGAAGCAAGTTTCGGCGCAAAAATTACTAATCGTGACATTGCAGTGGCTAAGAAGAGAGGCTAAGCAGTTTATCATATAACCTTCGAAGTGACGCACAATGCTGTCACAGTCTTCACTTCAACCGCGCATCGAAAGCACACATGGTGTTCTACTTTCTGCTCGTTTCTGTAGCGTCGTAGTCATGTTGAGATAGATTAAGGTAAACAATTTTTTATGTAGGAGAATATCATGTATTGACCGGACCTTTCCATGTGAGCTGCATTAGATGCGtgttctaataatatctggggtttaacgtcccaaaaccacgatatgattatgagagacgccgtagtggagggctccggaaatttcgaccacctggggctctttaacgtgcacctaaatctaagcacacgggcctcaaacattttcgcctccatcgaaaatgcagccgccgcggccgggattcgatcccgcgaccttcgggtcagcagtcgagcgccataaccactagaccaccgtggcggggcatgatgCATGTTCTAAACAATCCTCTGAAAGCTTCCTTTTATTCGAAGAATTCTTAACGAATATTCTATGTATCACTTCGTTTTTCCTTGGGTAAAATTTGGTAGTATACTTACTTAAAACTTAGTGGGGATTAGACATGTGGCTTTATTGTATTCGAAGGTGTTAGCATTTCTATGCGGCATTCTTTAGCTGACGGGAAGTATTCGTTCCGCTAATGCGGAGACATTGTAACAATGACGGGGTTTTCCATGCCAATCAACGGGATTATCATGAGGTTCATCCTTGCGGAGGATCACGGAATCACATCGATAACGTATCGGTCTTTGATGCGCACATAAATCGAAGTGGGCGATTTTTCTTAatcttttctttcactttgaccCGCCAAAGTACAATTGACTTTGCCAGGATCGAAGCTGTCTGAACTCAGCAGCGCAATGCCATACTAACTGAGCAACTGCGTCACACCTGCACGCAATGTTAATGCGCGCACATGGAAGCGCCATACGTAGCTTACCTCGAATATTCCAACCATGCTTGAGAACAGACAAAGATCAGCAAGTGTCAACTGGTCGCCAACCGCAAACTTTTTGTCACCTATGAGGTGCTCGAAACTTTTGAGCACATTTTCTTCGAAAAACGTCACTTCCTCGCTGGTTGGCTTTCTCTTTTCACTCATAAGGGGTCGCTGCACATAAATTACAATCTCAATTTTATTTTCCCACCTTGCAAGACCGATGAGGGGTTTGTAGATAAAAGCTGCCCAAGGGCAGCTTGTGAAGTCTACAAACCTAATGTTCAGCAGGAAAGCAGTTGTAGAGTTTATACAGTTGAAATCAGAGATAAATACACAAAGGAAACACAAAAGTATACAACAAACAGAAATATGTACACATAAGTAAATTTAATGCATGCTATTTAAATGCACAATGTTCAGTTATTCGCGCGaagaggaaataataataattgttgggttgaAATTAATAACTGTTGGGCCTCCCAttagggggtcctgtcagtatctcctcaggatccaataaagttcgttgtctgtctgtctctctgtctgtctgtcggggTACTACGTTCCAAaaaaacgatatgattatgagggacgccgtagtggagggctgcggaagtttcaaccagctggggttctttaacgtgcacctaaatgtaactacacgggcctcaagcatttccgcctccattgaaaatgcggcagccgcggccgggattcgatcctgcgacattcggttcggcagtcgagcgccataacccctagGCCAGCGTAGCTTTTGCGCAAACAGGAAAGCAGCAAATCGAAACGAATGAGAACGTAACCGTTAATGAGAGACGAAAGGGTCCTGTCCATTGGTCGCCACGTATCCTTGGATAGCCGACTGCTATCCAGCAGCAGGAATCACAGCAGCAATTTGAAGATCGGTGTTTTGGCGCGTGCAATTGAATAGAGTAACGGCTCCGGATCATATACTAACGGTCATTGCCGCCCTCATTTAAGTCATCCTAATGAGCTTACCAGTGTATCGGATATATTTTATTGGAAATCGCCAGCATTACTTGGTCAATGGGAAAAAAAATACGGAAAATATATAAATGGTAAAAGAGGCCCGGTATTACATTATGTCTGTGATGTTACGACTGATTAAACCTGCAAtataattatattattattatattgtatTTTATTTGCTACGCTGAAATTGGCGCTTCAAAATACAGAATAAGGCGTGTAAAACGTTGCGGCGAGCCTATATTGTTGCGTTTTTGATATGCCCAAGTAAAGTTTCAGGGTACATATTCCGAGAATGTGTTTACCAATAAATATTTCCTCTACTAAATATGTTATTGCTCATAAAATGcttccctgtttttttttatttttgcttccaAAAAAACCTATTCTCCATGGCTAGAAAAAAGTGAACAATTTGTTATATCTATTCAGACAGAACTGTCTGGGACATTACAGGGTGAATAAGGAGGACAAGAGTTATTTTTGCGAGTACTTCCTACCCTAATATTCAAAATATCTAATAAAATAAGACAACGTCTGGGCGAGGCGATAGCGGGTTAGCACTTGCTGCTTCACGAAACTCACATAATGAGCTGAATTCCTGAAGCTTACGAAGACTGTACTAAAGGAGCACATCGATCTTATTCATCTAGTGTGTTGCACTCGTTCTATGCACTGCAAAGTTATAGTCACATATATTTACATCGGCAAATGTGTAACATGGATATTTTGCGGGGTTTATAAATGTATGATCTCCTTAACTTAAGGTGTCGCCAAAGTAGGCGTCCATTATCACTGAAGGTAGGCATGAAAACACGAATACAAGAGAAGGATGGAGAGTTGGCGGTACCATGCCTGCGCATGCACAGAAAAGTCGTGTGttcactttcttttccgccgcagtGCGCACTTTTCAGTTGACAGTTGGCGTTTGCGTTGTCGTCATGTATTCAGTTCTGTGCGTGCGGGAGCTTATATATCTACCTTCTTTTATAATGAATCCATGCTGGCTAGCACAACTTTCTGTCATTATAAGTAAGCGTAAATACACGAACCATGCATATGTTCGCATCGTCATACGTCATCGCGGAACACCTCACAGTTTGCTCTCAGATGTAAGAAAAtaaagcaaagaacaaaaaaaacaaaaaaatcacaccatctcccgctaaaggggaccaagaggcgatgcgaagcagtgtttcggcatgtagagcccgcgtttcagaggtggagtggtgagagggaaaggggacaggggaagtggagaggggtaagggaaagtgaagggggaaagggaaggggagaggtgaagtggagagggggagaggggtgcGGAGAGGGGAATGAGAGGCGGTGGGGAGAGGTAttgtggagaggggatgggagaggggaagtggagagggtttgcgcatgcgcagtaagggtggtcacgccgcacaccaccaccaccggattgaactccgctataagatgcttcacatctaaaacatggACTGCGATAGCAAGGTGTCCGAAAATTGAAAACAATGAAGGCCTCATATTATCAGCTCGAGAATGAAAGCGTGAAAATCTTAGAATCCAGAAAATCTAATAAAAAGGGAGGCCCATCGTGACCGAAATGCAAGAATTTTGCAGCGAATCGGGTACTCACGAAAAAGGTCATCTTGTGAGGTTGGATTGTGCAGGCAACCGTGGCAAGGACCTGGTCGATGCGAGTGCGGTGCTTCACGCACTCTGGATACAGTTCTGACTTGGGGGCGTACTTACGCAGCAAGTAGTAAGCTATGGCGTTGCTGGAGATCAGACAGGAAAGTAGATAAGTGACGCATCTATTCGCTGAAATCACTATACGAAATACCTATATATTTAAGCTTTCAATGGCAGCAGTGGCATCCTAAATATGGGTGCACGCGCAGACAACGTTTGATGGAAAATCATGCATATACGCTAGTGAAACCTCTGATTTGGTGCCTGCAAAACCACGTATGCTAAATATAGGAAAATTACGTTGCATTATGGGAGGCACCTACATGACAGTTGCCGTGAACTTTATTTACTTCCCAGACATGAATCACGTGTTCGTTTTTTAACATGAGACTTGCTTAAGGCTATCTACTTTGCATGAGACTTGCTTAAAGCTGACTACTACACTGATTCAGATGGACTTTGAAGGTTTTCCGGTGAGAAGGCCATGGGCAGGGTCTCTCTCCAACGTGAGTTTCTGACATATATGTTCGTTTTATACGAATTCGCTCTAATATGCACCCGAGAACTCTTATCTCCTTTTCCCTTCAAACATGTGCAGATACCAGGACGCTATTCAAGATATCAGAATGCGGCTCGCATAAGGTGTTTTAAAAAGGCACACAATGGTAAAAGCAATCCAAGAGCTGGGACAACGGTGTATATTCACGTGAAGTGTAAGGTGCAGGTATGTCACGCGGCTTGTTTCGTTTGCCGAGTGTCTTTCCAACGTGTTCAATTTGATGCCGCCATAGTAAAGCAGACAGAACGTctcaatatatgtatatatatatatatatatatatatatatatatatatatatatatatatagatatatatatatatatatatatatatatatatatatatatatatatatatatatatatatatatatatatatatatatatatatatatatatatatcaagacaGAGAGAGTATCAGTTTAGAATGCTCGGTAACATTCCGTAGTAAAAAGCTAGGAGCATGAACTTCATTTTTTAATGGTAtcagtttttatttgtttattagtATTTATTTCGATTAGCTACGTTCACACGAATGGAAGTTGCATCGGCGCGACTATCTGAAAGCACAACGATAGTATCTGAGAAAAACGTTAACACCTGTGGTGCAGAATTACTGAATCTGCTTGGTAACCTGTGCAAGTAGGCTGGGCCATCTACGCTGATTTTCGCTTATACAATAAAAGGTCGTTAATTAGAACTCGTTTAATTCGAACTTATAtttaattcgaactgacgccctggtcccggccCTTGCCTGGTATTCGTATGGGGGAACACTCCCGGTAATTCGAATGCGTCGGTATCCGCAACGGTTAATTCGAAGGAGCCCGTGGTTTTCATCGCTCCTTCCAGAAGTCCACCCAGAGTGATCACAATTTGTTGCAaaagcaaaccaaaccaaactaTATTTACCAGAGATAGAAAACAACGAAACActagcatttctcagcagatgaaaattcggacgctgcactggagctcttgggcaagctgcaaacgatgctaATGTAGTCGCGACTGAAGAAACGCTAGCAAATgtaaattactcattactttcaaTTGTGTTTGTTTTAACCTTGTCATGTAAATAAGCGTTCTTCGGAGCATAAATAGCGCCTCATATTTCGACATTAAAGatcactgctcacatgaatgcaagTCGGTGCTTTGGTCTGGCGTATCAAAAGctgatcaattaattctgttcgatgttagagctccatgaacctAATAAACGAAATCATCTGCCGTAAACGTGTAGTAGCGCCTAATTCTCGATAACGAGTCCAGAGCTGTCTTATGTGGATTCTGCCGTCGTAGTTTGGCGCcatgtccgttcattctagcggCCGCCCGGTTgttcgaactccgcttaattccAACAGTTTGACAGACCCCTTCgagtccgaattaacgagcttttactttaGTACGTTAACGTTTCTTGTTTAGTTCTAGACCTGTGGGAGGCCCACATTCAGCACCCTAATTTATTTCATATGCAACGGATGCAACGCAGTTTCAGACCCTAAGGTACATACAATTTGTGCTAGTTTCCAGACTTATTGGAAAAAGATTCGTACGTGTACCGACCTTTCGTAAACGATAAATCCCGAATCATCAAGCGTCGGTACCTTGTGGAACGGGTTTATctatagaaaaagaaaatgtagtCATATGGTAATGTGCACTGTATACTAACGTTTTCGTGTGCAGGGCCGTCAGTTGAAACGGTGACTTCAGTCGTAATGCTTATTATAAAGttacaatttcaaaaaaaaaagtttttgtaaAAAAGAGTGCCCAGCAGGTATGTTTATTCCCATCTGTCATTTTCGCCAGGGAATATttgatgcaacgttttttttttattaagaaaGAAGTGAGAGTCTATTTAGAAGTATTTTACAAAATGAATTTCATATTgggtaaaattaccctgaatctTAATGCACTGCATAAAAGGCGCCGTTTAAATGTGATATGACCGGTCATTTGCTAACATGCTGCAATCGAGCTCGATGAGGATTCATGTTTCCTCCTCTGAAATTGATTCTGAAAGTTGGCTGGCTCAATTTCCTCTCCCTCGATGTAAGCATGGATACACACAGCATGCATTTGCACACATCGTTATACGTTCACAGTTTGGTCTCAAaggcaagaaaataaagaaatcatgaGTATTGCTATAGCAAGCTGTTAGAGATTTCAAAGGAAAGAATGCATGATTTTAACAATGACAACTGAGGTTTTGATTTGATATGATTAGATGGCACACCGtactttactttaaagtggagttgggcaaaaataaatgaaatataaattaaaaaaaactgtgccctgcctgcaccacctaagtatcgcaggccaaaatcgataaattagataaaagaacaaaatgtactaaaatttctattaaaagaaaaaatacaaaagaaacagtaacagtttgatcccaccacccagcgaagccgcctccaagggcataattctctagattacatactacggtttctcttcatcttgacttacaactgttttgacacaatggatctccgatgagctcgtcttgactaacaagtcttccattcttttcttttactcttgtctctcttgtgtaggctttccattccggcacaccgtactggagggctccggaaatatcgaccatctggtgtacttCAACGTTAACTGACATCTCACAGTATACGCGGGCCTCTATTACTTCCCCTCCGTCGACATGCGACCGCCATGGCCAGGATctaacccgcgactttcgggagaGCAGCCGAAAACCGTAACCAGTGTACCACAGAGGCGCACGAGGTTCAACAATGGCTCTGCAAACTATTTTGCGGATGCACCGCCAACGCGGCAGTCGTTTTATGTGGAAATTGAAGAGCGTTACATTGCTATACAGGATAACAGATTTCAGAAATTCGTCACAAAAATTAGAAGGCTTGCCCGAAGATGCCTAGCGTCGGGCACTACAATAGCAGGCAAACGCTGGGATAGCTAGTGCTACACCCTGAAATGGTACTTCAAGGTAAAACGCCAATTATTAAAAAGTTATGCACTGCGCTTTATTTAAGCCCAACAAAgaacagggcccgtattcacaaaaacgtattacgctaaaaattttcgtaagataaTATGTCAGCCGATCACGAGTCGGAATATGTCATTACCCAAACCGGCTAACAAATTTGAAACCGATTTACGAAATAAAAGTTTTCTAAATTCGGACGCACACGTATATATGCGGTTATAACCGACGCAATTCACTCTCAGATAACACGGGATGATACCATGATTCCTAACCTTAAGGTATTCTGGTGTCAGATGCTCCTTCTTGAAAAAATCAAGGTTCTTGAGCTCGAGCTCTGCGCCGACCTTCTTGGCCACAGAACGGACGAAGGCGCAGGGCGGACTGCCGATTATGCTGTACAGGGTGACGGGCATGGCGAATGGAGTGATGGACGGCAGTTACGGAGCCACAAACCTGGAACGAACAAAGCCGACGCGACGGCGACCGCTTTAGTGAGTGCCTTTTTAAAGGGCTCGCGATTTCCTGTGACAGTGCATAATCTGTGCACCTCGGCTTCCTGCTGAGCCACAGCTGGTGCCCATAGATCGTACGTTGAACAAaatatgcaatgaaaaaaaaaaagaaagaacctggCAATGCAGGCCGAGTGCGCGAGCACATAGCGTACGTAAGTTCTATTTTAGTCCAAGTCGCTATGGTACCCTTTCGGCTTCATGTATTCGCATATGCATCACATTTGGAGTAAATTGCGATTGGTATTGTTTTTATATGATTTGATCGATATTACACCAAGTACATAGAATAAATAAAACATACAAGCTTAGAATTATAGTCAGCATACTGTGTTTTTCAGTGGAATTTCTATTTGAAACAGTATATTAACACTCACCTAAAAATATTACGTTTGAAGCGTTTCAGGTGGTCTTTGAAAGCATGGCTTCTTTCTCGCAATAATTAGGCTATCATTCAGGTTTCGCGAAAATTTTAATGATGTTCTTTTATTAATCTTATGGATTGCCTTTTAAAACATACCCACTCTCGCCTCATTAATTAATTTCGAATATAGACTTAGCGCTGCCTCTGTATGTGTTCTTCGATGTATATTTGGAATAATTTcttacacttatatatatatatatatatatatatatatatatatatatatagtgaagcaAAACCTGTATTGTAAATCCGTCCATGTGCTTCCTAAAGTTGCTTTGTTTGATCCTCATACGAGACCTTCCCACAGTCAGTTTTTCTGCCTCCTTCTGAAAATGTTAAGCCTTTATATATGCATTTTATTTTGCAATTCGGTTAACACATAACATGCACTCGCGTTGAATTAGGACGGATCTCGATTGCCTACACTTGATCAACGGGAAAGTATGATGAAAAAATTGTTTAAGTGAAGAAAAGAAGGTCAGTTGGTTATCGCTACTGAACTCACCCATgtagcgatgatgatgataatgaaaacATTGCTTTATTAAAGTGCGAAGAAAACTAGGAGTG harbors:
- the LOC119391661 gene encoding glutathione S-transferase 4, which codes for MPVTLYSIIGSPPCAFVRSVAKKVGAELELKNLDFFKKEHLTPEYLKINPFHKVPTLDDSGFIVYESNAIAYYLLRKYAPKSELYPECVKHRTRIDQVLATVACTIQPHKMTFFRPLMSEKRKPTSEEVTFFEENVLKSFEHLIGDKKFAVGDQLTLADLCLFSSMVGIFEMRFVDKAKFPKLRDYYERVLPDISGYDEIYKPVLAAMQERWLNLK